A genomic segment from Benincasa hispida cultivar B227 unplaced genomic scaffold, ASM972705v1 Contig373, whole genome shotgun sequence encodes:
- the LOC120069378 gene encoding zinc finger protein CONSTANS-LIKE 15-like produces MVCSKSTSGETVPCDFCNDQVAILYCRADSAKLCLFCDKHVHSANLLSRKHVRSQICDNCRSEPVSIRCSTDNLVLCQECDWDAHGSCSVSAAHDRTPIEGFTGCPSALELVSLWGFDLGDKKLEESEMLVQNWVCSQDLVMPIDSWASRTSATAFNDLIVPNDNPFLFANLNCTDAASMFKKQSPSCGKHKQVIYKQLVELLKRDFEGGDDDDGDDTRDGDAGGEDVGLQSMVPETTNGDCYWQGDLEARRIQKEDDGGFVGAAAAPPQPLLQQQTSFTSLLTMPPHVGLKDSERSVDETGVWDSNPNRQSIQIWDFHLGRLRGHKDSNSFDDAYGTSNMGFTIKNFGEFLNETSPTSPKLLGETYQINCSSVHDDIPSFNCNVNKAALSQGAATCESINVPNNKLKCGSKNMQPIEQPIIVKGDSILSTSATKADLELIAQNRGNAMQRYKEKRKTRRYDKYIRYESRKARADTRKRVKGRFVKASEAPVF; encoded by the exons ATGGTCTGTTCCAAGTCCACATCTGGGGAGACCGTCCCCTGTGATTTCTGTAACGACCAGGTTGCGATTCTCTACTGTAGAGCCGACTCTGCTAAGCTCTGTTTGTTCTGCGACAAGCATGTTCACTCTGCCAATTTGCTCTCTCGGAAGCATGTTCGTTCCCAGATCTGTGATAACTGTAGGTCTGAGCCGGTTTCGATTCGTTGTTCCACGGATAATCTCGTTCTCTGTCAGGAGTGCGATTGGGACGCTCATGGAAGCTGTTCGGTCTCCGCTGCCCACGATCGAACTCCGATTGAAGGCTTCACTGGCTGTCCTTCAGCGCTTGAGCTTGTTTCCTTATGGGGTTTCGATCTTGGAGATAAGAAGCTGGAGGAATCCGAGATGTTGGTGCAAAATTGGGTTTGCTCACAGGATTTGGTTATGCCCATTGATTCTTGGGCTTCAAGAACTAGTGCGACTGCTTTTAATGACCTCATTGTTCCGAATGATAACCCCTTTCTCTTCGCGAATCTTAACTGTACGGATGCTGCTTCCATGTTCAAGAAGCAAAGTCCGAGCTGTGGAAAGCATAAGCAAGTGATTTACAAGCAGTTGGTTGAGCTGCTTAAGAGGGATTTCGAAGGCGGGGACGATGATGATGGCGATGACACTCGCGATGGTGATGCTGGTGGGGAAGATGTTGGATTACAGAGTATGGTTCCTGAAACAACGAATGGGGATTGTTATTGGCAAGGGGATTTGGAAGCTCGTCGAATTCAAAAAGAGGATGATGGGGGTTTTGTTGGTGCTGCTGCTGCTCCTCCTCAGCCATTACTGCAGCAACAAACTTCATTTACCTCTCTGCTTACGATGCCACCCCATGTGGGTTTGAAAGATAGCGAGCGCtctgttgatgaaactggtgtATGGGATAGCAACCCAAATCGTCAAAGCATTCAA ATTTGGGACTTTCATTTAGGACGGTTAAGGGGACACAAAGATTCGAATTCATTTGATGACGCCTATGGCACAAGCAACATGGGATTTACCATTAAAAATTTTGGTGAGTTTTTGAATGAAACATCCCCGACAAGCCCGAAGTTGCTAGGAGAAACCTATCAGATCAATTGCTCTAGCGTACATGATGATATCCCATCATTCAAT TGTAATGTCAACAAAGCAGCACTAAGTCAGGGAGCAGCAACATGCGAGAGCATCAATGTGCCTAACAACAAGCTGAAATGTGGTTCTAAAAATATGCAGCCGATCGAACAACCTATTATTGTAAAAGGAGACAGTATATTGTCGACATCGGCAACCAAGGCTGACTTGGAGCTTATTGCACAGAACAGAGGCAATGCAATGCAGCGTTACAAGGAGAAACGAAAAACTCGAAG GTATGATAAATACATTCGCTACGAGTCGAGGAAGGCAAGAGCTGATACAAGGAAGCGAGTGAAGGGTCGGTTTGTGAAGGCTAGTGAAGCCCCTGTTTTTTGA